CTTCCCAGTGGGTAgctatattttgcttttaaaaagcaccttagtcaaaagaaagaaagaaaaataaatataaagcactttaatcaaaaaattaaaaaaaaaataaaaagcaccttAGTCAAAAGTTGATGTATGTGTTATGACTCATCACCATACTGTAAAATTAATCAGTTCATAAGTGGTGTTGTACATACTTTTTTGGGGGACCACATATCCATTTCCTAAAATAAAGTCTACCTGTACAACGTGCAGAACATTCAGCAGTTTATCCTCAAGTGTTTAATGAAACAAGGAAAATGAATTTGTAGTCTCCTAGATTATGTCATCAAAAGACAATGATTTATGTTCTTCGGACATCCTAAGGACCCAGAGCTTCTTGTACCTTGAATGTACATCCCTAGCTCAAGAAAACTTGTCATCTCCTCTCCAAACacccattatttaaaaagaaaattggtagAAATAAGAACGTATAGTTATTTGGCCCAGTGACATCTGAGAGGCCCCAAGATGTGAACTATTTTATAAAGTAATGAAATCACAGAAACATAGGCTGGGAGGGATCATAGAGATTGAGACGAGGCTCCATATTTTATAGGTAAGGCTAATAAATTAATCAAATTTCCCACAGGGGATTATTTTGTCTGTGTATGTCCATACACATGTAGGTATGAATAGATCGCTTTGTAGACATTTACTAATGCATATAAGATTTACATGtctaatattctttctttaaaaacgtGTCTTTGATCATCGTGCTATGaattaaattctttcttcttttttcttattaattccaCATCTCTTCTGTGTAATGCTCCTAAATGTCTTGTTCTCACTTCCTAAGGACAGTGGGTAATAAGGTGAGGGAATTTTGGCTTCTctgctctttttgttttgtgttcgtTTTAACATTTAACTTCTATGcgtttgatttttctttagttcttgtGCTTTGTGATATCTTTGGTAGAGAACATTACTCAGCTACATTTCAAACATAGAAGCAATGTGTTTTGACCATTCAGCATGTGGAAATGTGGAGTTAGATGGTGAAATTCATTGTTCTATTTGTCTAGGTTTTCATAACAAATCATAGCCGGCCAACCAAGCAGATGTTCTCAAAGACTATTTCATTATCAAATTGACACATGTAAATTCACTCTGGGGCCAGACCGGTACCACCCTCTTTGAGGACGATCTGGATCCATTTGTTGTTCGCAGTTTAATCTGTATGGAAATGTCTGACTCCTCTGAGCAGCTCTCTGGTCGTAAATGCCTTTGTGCCCCATTCCGTGCCCTGTGGAGGTGAGTCTGccgtgcgtgtgcacgcacacacacgggcacacacagaTTCACCGGCACACTCTGAGCTGACAGTCCAAGAGTCAAAGACCTCCGAAGCCCCGCATGCTCCAGGTACCTTGGGAAGGAGCAGGTGGCCTGGCCCTCCAGGATTCTGCTGAAGCAAAACGTGAGCAAGGCTTCCTGAACTCACCATCAGATTTGTGTATCTCATCTGGCTCTGCTTGGTTGCCCAGGACAAACTCGGTGTATCACATGGCACTCACTTAGAAAGTGTTCATCTGCTTGGCTGTATGTAGTGTGATTGCGGAACGAGTGTGAGGGGTTCTACTGAGAAGCCCTGTGCCGAGAAGCCCTTCCCAACAGCGCTGTGCACCCCATCTGGGACAACAGTGGGAGTCCGTACCTGAGTGCCTGTGGTTCTCTCTCCCTGGAGAACGGGCTCTTGGGGCTGCTCTCAGGTTCCAGTTGTTACAGTAACGCTGGAGAGGGCCCTGTGGGGCTGGGAGTCTAGGCTAGTCTTAGCATCGACTTTGTGACTTTGTTATTTTGGGCAGTCACTGAACTTCTCTGAACGTCGCTTTCCTTATCCACACAAAAGGGGTCATACTGTTTGTCAGCCAATTGAATTCACCAATGCAATTTTAGAGCGGTTCTAGGTTGTGCAGACTGGTCATTGAGGGCCATTTTACCTGGTGTTCCCCTCCACTCCGCCAGACCTGAGGATCACCAGCTCTCCACTCCGCGTCTCCCGGAGTCCCGGGGCGGGTGGTTCTTTTCCCTGACGGAGCTCCAGTGCCCTGGGTCAAGTTTCTATCTAGTTGCAGAACTGGCTGATACAGTCCACAGTTGGGGTGAGGGAAACATTACCCTGTTCTCCCAGAGAAACGCCAGGGCACTTTAGGGGAAACGGTAAGATTATTCCCCAGATTCGGATGGCTGTAACCTGCAGCCTTTCTTCCCCTCTGGGTACGGCGGAAGCCAAGGGAATCAAGTTTTGCCTCTTACAGCTGCCTCTGTGAACAGCCTGGTTGGGGTTCTGCAGAGCAGGCAGGTGTAGACAGAAGGGGGGAGGTTGCACAGAGCTTGGGGAACCAGCCCTGAGCAGCTCAGAGAGGGTCTCACGGGAGAGGAGGTCGTGTGTGCCTCGAGTGCCCATCTCCCACGGACGCTGTAGCCAAGCAGGGCGAACCTGCGGACCAAAGCCCCCTGGGGTCAGGTGAGCCGCGAATGCCCGCGGAGCCAATCAGGAACCGTTTCCCAGGTCGTTTTATATTTCGTGTGCTCTCTGAGCCTGACACTTAATTCCCGCCACAATCCCGAAAACTGATTAAGTTGTCCCCATTTGGTAGATAAGGAAACAGGTCTAGAGTGACTGAGTATTTTGCCCAAAGAATCAAGTCAAGTCGTGCAAGTGGGATTGGAGCCGAGGAAGCCTGTTTGGCAGAGTTGGCATCTGGGGCAGGGTTCCGTGGCTGATGCCGTGCCGGTCACCGCCCACCCCCTTCAGCATGCCCCGCTgccattgcccctcccccccccgcacATCTGCCTGGCATCCCCTCAGCCGCTGTCGTTGAGAGAGGCCACCTCCATTCCCCGGCACACGGTTCTCCTCACGCCACCCCCGGAGCCCCCTGCAGGTCGAGCGTCTGCACGAGCTCCCCTGCCTTTCTCCTTCCCGGTGACGTCTCTTGCCTTTGCCCTTGACCCCAGCAGACATCTCAGCCAAGCCCTGGTGGTCAGTCTTCATGCAGCAACCAACAGTCCCCCATCAGCAACTATTCCAGCAGTGGGCTCGAGCTTCCTCTGACCGACGGAGGTGGTGTGGGGGACCTCGGCGCCATCGACGAAACCCCAGTCATGGACTCGACCATTTCCACGGCCACCACCGCCCTGGCCTTGCAAGCCAGGAGGAACCCGGCAGGGACCAAATGGATGGAGCACGTAAAACTAGAAAGGCTCAAACAAGTGAATGGAATGCTTCCACGACTGAACCCCGTCCTACCCCCCAAAGCCCCTGCAGTGTCTCCTCTCATGGGAAACGGTGAGTCCCGTGCCCCACCTCACGTCGGCCCCGGGCTCTCTGTTCGGTCCGCACACCCGAGCCGCTCGGTGTGTGCTGGTGTGTCCCCCCAACCCGGTCCTGAAATTCTACCGTCACCGCACACATCGGTGTTGCCTTTCTGGGAGAGTCCGTATTTTAAACGCAGGTGGTGAGGGGATACTCCGGACACAGAAGGTAGTGCCCAGTATGCTCACTCTGTGTGTGACTCAGGTTCTCACGGTGAGGTCATAACTGTTGGGCCGGGCTGAGGAACTCCCCCCAGCAGAGACATCTGGGGTTAGCACTGCCATCCGGTTTCCCGTCTGCACCTGGGAGCTCAGCAGCCACCTTGACTGATGTGTTCCCAGGTCAAGGAAGGCCAGGCAGCCTTGCACGTCggcagccccacgtcaggttttGCTTCTGAGATGACACTCGCTGCCTGGAGCGTATTCCTAAGGGTGAAGCTCCCCACCGCCCAACCCAGGCATGCTCCACCTTCACAGATGTCAGAGGAAGCCCTGAGTAGATAGGACACTCCCCGAATGCCTTTGGCCTTGGACTTGCCTGGACCCGGAGCACTGTGCCCTGCACCTGTGAAGGAGCTTAAGTGATCCAGGCTGCGTTTACTGTTCTGTTTAAGCCGGGGTCTGCAGACTTTCCCGCGGACTCGTAAATAAAGATTCTTGGCAACGCAGCCGCACCCACTCCTTCACGGTTTCCTGGACTTCGGGGCCGCGcggcagaggtggggggctgtGGCAGACACTGCCGGGCCCAGGGAACCCGAAACTGGTTTCACCCGTCCTGCACCCTGACCTGTTTCCAGTCCTCCCGAAATGACTGTGCGTCTCCCACCCTTTTCTCTGCAGGCATGCAGCCCAGTACCAGCTGCAGCTTGGGCGGGCCCGTGACTCTTCTCCCCAGCAGAAGCGACCTTTCCGGCGTGGACATCACCATGTTGAACATGCTCAACCGGAGGGACAGCAACACCAGCACCATCAGCTCGGCCTACCTGAGCAGCCGCCGCTCCTCGggcatctccccctgcttctccagcCGGAGGTCCAGCGAGGCGTCCCAGGCCGAGGGCCGGCCCCAGAACGTGAGCGTGGCCGACTCCTACGACCCCATCTCCACCGACGCCTCGCGCAGGTCCAGCGAGGCCAGCCAGGGAGACGGGCTGCCCAGCCTGCTCAGCCTCACGCCGGCACAGCAGTACCGCCTGAAAGCCAAGTACGCGGCGGCCACGGGcggcccgccccccaccccgctgcccAACATGGAGAGGATGAGCCTGAAGACCAGAATGGCCCTGCTCggggacagcagggagcccgcggGGGCCCTGCCCCCTGTGCACCCTCCGCGGAGGTGTAGCGACGGGGGCGCCCACGGTCACGGCCGCCGCCCTCTGCTGCCCGCCGACGGGCTGGGCAACGGCGTGAGGAGGGCCAGCGACCCGGTGAGGACGGTGTCCGAGAGCCTCTCCCTGCCGCGGGTGCAGCGCTTCAGCAGCCTGCAGAGCTTCAGCCCTCCAGCGCTGCCTCCCTCCATGGAAAAGCGCAACTTAGTGCTTCAGAACTACACGCGGCCCGAGGGCGGCCAGCCCCGCCACTTCCCGGCGTCTCCCTGTCCTCCGAGCATTACCGAGAACGTCACCCTGGAGTCCCTGACCATGGACGCCGAGCTGAACCTGAACGAGGAGGATTTCTTGCCCGACGACGTGGTGCAGTATTTAAATGCCCAGACCCAAGCAGGGTATGAGCAGCCCTTCCAAAGTGCCGTCTCCGATGACGGCAAAGTGCCCCATGGGCCCGGCCTGGGGAGTGGGCACGGAGACTTTGACCCCCCCGGGCTGCCAGACGGCCACGCCGGCCACGCCAGCCAGCAGTACCGACCGCTCGAGCAGCCTTGCCCGGAAGCCAGCAAATCCGACCTGCCCATTCAGTGGAACGAGGTCAGCTCCGGCAGCGCCGACCTGTGCTCTTCCAAGCTGAAGTGTGGCCACCGGGCCGCGGCGCAGCAGGCCCGAGCCTTCGGCTTCTACAACAACATGGGCGTCCACCCGCAGCATCCCTTGAGGAGCGGGGCCGGCCCCACCGGGGGGTACCCGGCCCTCGCCGAGCCCGGCAGCTCCTACGGCAGCCCAGAGCACTTGGTGAGCCACAGCAGCGGAGGCGGTGGGCCTGGCACCAGTGGGAACGCCTTCCACGAACAGCCCTACAAGGCCCAGCCGTATGGAAACTGCCTCAACAGGCAGCCGGGGGGCCCCGGCCTGCTCGACGGGGCCTGTGGTGCCGGGATTCAAGCGGCAAAGCTGAAAAGCGCCACGGTGCCGGCGAACGGGAGCCAGCCAGATTTTGGCCTGTCGGTGGCGCCCAACGAGTCAGCGGGCGGTGCCGTGAATGGCGTGGCGCCCCAAGACCTGGTGGGCCAGGGGTACCTGGCCCCTCAGCTGCTCAGTGACCACCAAGGGGCAGGCCGCGCCGGCCAGCAGATGCTAGGGCAGGTTAGCGCTACCTCACACATCAACATCTATCAAGGGCCGGAGAGCGGCCTGCCGGGGCACCCCTGTCTCGGCGGCCAGCCGTCCAGCTTGGCAGCTTCCAGGGGCTACCAGGCATGTGCCAGCTACGGGGGCATCAGGCGCCAGGCCATGCTGAGGGGCAGCCTCACTGTGCAGCAGGGACAGCTCAGTGACACCAGTCAGACCTGCAGGGTGAATGGCGTCAAGATGGAGACGCACGGGCAGCCCCATCCGCTCTGTTCGAACGCGCAGAGTTACTCTGGTCAGTTCTATGACCAAACCGTTGGCTTCAGTCAGCAGCAAGACATGAAAACTGGTTCATTCTCCATTTCAGAAGCCAACTGCCTGCTACCGGGGGCCAGCGCCGAGAACTCTGAATTACTCTCCCCAGGTGCTAACCAGGTGACGAGCACGGTTGACAGCCTCGACAGCCATGACCTGGAAGGGGTGCAGATTGACTTTGACGCTATCATAGACGACGGGGACCACGCCAGCCTGATGTCAGGAGCCCTGAGCCCCAGTATCATTCAGAACCTTTCCCACAGCTCCTCCCGCCTCACAACGCCACGCGCGTCCCTCCCACTGCCCGCGCTGTCGGTGAGCACCACCAACATGGCCATCGGGGACATGAGCTCCTTGCTGACCTCCCTCGCGGAAGAAAGCAAATTCCTTGCAGTGATGCAGTAGGTGTTAGGAGAAAGGCTGCCAACCAGCGTGAAACTTTAGCAGTTTAAAAGATTAAATGGACTCAGTTTCTTGctggtttgttgttttgttgttgttgttgtttttgtttttgtttttttttttagtcctgtATGTATTTTAGCAATCTCATCTCACCTAACTGGGATGTGTTTCAAGTATATTCCTTTTATGGAAAAGGACTCTGAACAACCCTAAAGTATTCTAGGGAGAAACTGTCTTCCATTTCAGTTTTGAATCAGTATTGTTACACTCGAATCAtcctctttgtttccttttttttttttaactgtaagcCCGCCCTTCCCCCTTTTTTAGTAAACCAGTGTAAATGTGTGATGTGCATGTTCTTCTTTTCGAAGAGGGGTCAAACGAGAGGATTTGACGTGTTTCTCTGTTACTCAAAGGAAATCGGAGTTGGTGTGCTTTGGACCAAGGGGTTACGCttccagctttttaaattttcctttacatGTGCtctatgtttctttttgttttttgttttcttgggtgtttttttggttgttggtttttttgtttgtttgtttgtttttgttttttgtaattcCCACATTGGGCACAAGAATCAGATTATGGATAGTGAGTTGAAGAATCCTTTGTGGGTGGGCTCTAGCAGACATGACCAATTTTTGACGCGCCCCTCCGCCCCCATTCAGGTCAGGGCATGCTTTCGATGGTTGCACACAAGCGGGAATTTGGGGCTCTGGCAGATGAATGAGTTTGCTCACGGTTGGGATTTAGAATTCCTCCCGTCCGTCTGTGTGCTCAGGGCAGGTCCGTCTATGTGCTCACGTCTCAGTTATCCACgttgcttctcctccctctgtctctacgACCGCTCCATGTTGCTCGGCGctccagggagagaggggaagggcgGTGGGTCTGCGACTTCCATCTGTTCTGGCAAGAAGTTAGGTAGATTGTAGAGTGAAACTACTGGATAGAAATAGTTTGGGGAACATTTGTGGGTTTGCTATATTTGTTGGTTATAATTCCACCTCTTCACCTGTTATCATAGATAACCGAGAATTGATTATATATAGTTCTAAGtatttaggtatttaataaacGACCCTGCAACCGGCTCTTTCATTAACATACGTTAATTCCACTATAGTGAAGGAGTATTTCTATTCTAAGTACCCTATTTTAAGGGATTTATAAAACTTAGTTGTAAAGGAAAAAGCTCACATACAATGACATTTGGAATAAATCACCTTGACCGTTGTTAGTATTTGAAAGCACTAGGGAGGATGGTTAGTAGATGTGTGGATGCCTTTCTTACACCCTAGCTATTAAATGATGCATCCATTTAAGTTAAATGTTCTAGGCAGTGAGTCCTTCATGCGGACTTAATTTGTACTTTCGTTTTggattaaaacatttaaagactAAAAAAGTGCAGCTACTTGCCATGTGCAGCTAATACACATAAAAGACATACTATGTGTGTACAGAGTACATGGATTATccagcattttacatttaaaaatatgtaaactattaaaaataaagtactaacACCTCAGACTACCTGCTCTTTTTTGTCCCATTGACCCTGGAAGTTGGATTTATCCAAAGTGACTCATGAGTCAGTTGTGTGgctttttcccctttattcctgCCATTTAAATTAGTATTCGACAAagtcaagtaaaataaaacatgagatgATAGGAAAAAATGTTAGCACCAGCCCATTTTTCTCACATTCGTGATCTCTCATTTGGACCAAGAATCTCAGCGTGGAGGTAAATTTGCCCTTTGGGACTTTACGGCTAAGAAAGTTGGGTTTGCTTTCGACCGAATGTTCCTGAAACCGTTGGGAGGGGTGCTGAGACTTCTCCcaccgctccccacccccatccggCACCGGCTTTTAAGTCAAAGGACGCATCTGCTTTGGAACAGAGCCCCAAAGCAAAAGACAGCTACTGGCGTGAGCTCAGTGGAGTGGCATCTACCACTTCGCAACAGAAAAGAGCCAGGCTCTTTCTGTGTTCCTCAAACAGGTCATGACCCAGTCACAAAATCAGTGGTCCGTTCCCTGAATCTCCTTTTTCCACAAACAGCAGAATCTCTGCACCCTGATCTGATCTTATGAGCTCTCATGGTTtggcctggccctgctcttggTTTCCAAGCTTGGGACCTGGGCATTCTGCAGCCTGCTGAGTGAGGACAGTGGTCCCCAGGAccaccctgccctcctcctccatcaGAGTCCCTCCCCAGTAAAACTCCCAGATGTGACCTGCACTTCACAATTACCCTAAGTTCCTACTTTGCCTGCCCTCCGTGGAAGGACGGACGGCAGCTGGGGGAGGACTGTTGTCATCCTGTGCCTCTGCTTTGTCCTGTGGTTTCAGGTGTTTCTCTGCATGGCTCCCTTTCTTCACCTTTTCATACTTGGTTTCCTTCCTTCCGCCCTTAGATTTGCAGAGATAGTCCTACTTCAGTGCAGTCTTTGGCTTCTCTCTGTGGAAATCTCAGAAAGATGGggaagcggggggagggagaaggaaagtgtACTTTTCCAGGAGTGCCACGATGTGACCCGACAGTCAGTGGAAGGGAGGTCTGTTGGGGCCACTTGGAAGCCTTCCGTCTGTAGACTTGGCATCTCCTCGGGCAGgacccacccccagcctccagcctccagcctcctccccacttctccgACCCTCGCGTTTGAGGGTGACGACAGCAGCTCACTAGAGTCCCATCCTACTTCTCAATGCAGGCTCGTACATGCTACTCCTATTGAACGTCTGTGCGAACCGTGTGTTTATTTGTTAAAccgttttgttttatttcctaaagagCTAATGAGACTGCACCTGCTGCTCATACGTTGGCTCGTCCTCTTGAGCCGCAGAGTTGTGATTCTTGCGATGTATGTGCCTTATTTTACGTTGATCTTGTCGATGCGAGGGACCAGTTGGTGTTGCCCGATCGCAGCTCGAGGCCGCACGCTCCCAGGCCAGCCGAGAGCACACGATCGGAGCGGAGTCTGAGCTGTCTTGGAACCTGGTTTCCCGTGTTGTTTTGAACTGATGGAGGATGTTCTCTTCTGACCAGTTACTGTTGTGTATCCCGCAAACGtgtaaaataaaagacaagttcatttttttttcaccttttttagatttttaaaaaataaaatgtgtaatccttttttaaaagaaacacatgTAAATACATTTAAGTATTGTAGGCATAGTGTTCGGATGTGGCCGGCCCTGGGCCTTCTCAGATCAGCCTGCAGCCGTGCGATGCCCCCGCGCCCACCTCATGCCCAGGGCCACAGTCCCGCCACACGTGGACTCTACTTTTGCTTTCAGAACCACCTAGTCCTTTtgtaacaaaaagaaagaacaatgttTCTTACAATGTCAATAAAAAACACTTTGTACTGAAATTGTTACGGGGTTGTTTATTTGATCCCTAGCTAAACGGAAAGATGCTTCCTTGGGAAAAACCCAGAGCCTGCATTGGGACCagaccctccccctgccccccacataCAAGCTGAGTGCACTTCCGCCCCGAGACTCAGATTCCTCATCCCCAAGGCTGAGAATAAGATGCTGGTGCACCCTGCCGGTGGTGACATGGGGGTGTATACCTGGGAGGCACGCCAGTTGTAACtgtcattgtttttcttaattttatcacTTTGCCAAACTGGGGAAGGAGTGTGAATATGGCTCAGTGTCTAACCACTGAACTTGTTTCTCTTCTATAAATTATCCTCTTTTCAAAGGATACGGGGTATAATACATGTTACCAAAATGTTTGACGTGGTGGAAACCTACTTTTCTGTGGCTTTTAAGAACtaacttcaggggtgcctgggtggctcagttgttaagtgtctgccttcggctcaggtcatggtcccagggtcctgggatcgagccccgcatcgggctccctgctcagtgggaagcctgcttctccctctcccactccccctgcttgtgctccctctcttgctgtgtctctctctgtcaaataaataaataaaatctttaaaaaaaaaaaaaaaaaagaactgacttCAGACAGAAATGTAAGGTATTTCTCTGATTTgtcttttcttatatatattttttcaatattatacTCTAGATCACCATAAAAGCCTCTAAAGTGTCCCCTTCTTCTTTCTCAGCAGCCGCAGCTTCCCCCTGGTTGTAAGGACCCCAGGCCTCCCGGGATGGTGAGTGTGGCCCTAGAGCATAGGCTTGTAGCTACACCAGCAAGCCCCCAGGGGACTCCCATCCTGTGGGTGACGAATGTGTCCTCCCCTACGGGGATTCTGCAATCATAGGGATGCTTCATGCTCTCCTAATCCACAAGGGAGGACTTGCCCTCCTAAATCCCAAATTCTTTGCTTTCATAACTAGAGCCCTCACATAAGGCATCCaaatgaattcagaaaaaaaaaaggagggaaaaaatgaatttatactCTACCTTGGTTATAAATTTTCAGCGTAAAAGATATATTCCACGTAGTAAGTCAgagtaaaacaggaaaaatgaggCTCATGGAAAAGACAGGAGGGAAATGGAATGCCCCAGGAATGGGGCACATCCCTTAGATGCAGTTAACTGCGAGCAGGCAGACAGGTGCGGCTCGCAGCTTGGGGTTTAAAACACACCTCCCGAGAAGGAGACGCAGGAGCAGAGTTGGGGGTAAAATGGTAGAGATGCAATCCATTCAGTATTTCATAAAGGCTTAAGTAATTTGGGGAATTCAAAGATGTTATACATTACCCAAATGAGAACTTCATAAGAGAATGCTAGGATAGATGGAGGAATCAATCCACTGCCAAAATATCATATTTATCCTTTTCTCCTTCAGTGTTCTTCTTTTCTTggcagtttttttccccctttggtttTACTTCATAACGCCTTTACCATTCCAAATACAATCTGGGCTCATCTTTCTGCtaatattagtttttatttaaaaaaaaaattcatt
This genomic window from Halichoerus grypus chromosome 12, mHalGry1.hap1.1, whole genome shotgun sequence contains:
- the GLI3 gene encoding transcriptional activator GLI3 isoform X1 codes for the protein MEAQSHSSTTTEKKKVENSIVKCSSRDVSEKAVASSTTSNEDESPGQTYHRERRNAVTMQPQSVQGLGKISEEPSTSSEERASLIKKEIHGSLPHLAEPSVPYRGAVFAMDPRNGYMEPHYHPSHLFPAFHPPVPIDARHHEGRYHYDPSPIPPLHVPSALSSSPTYSDLPFIRISPHRNPAAASEPPFSPPHPYINPYMDYIRSLHSPSLSMISAARGLSPTDAPHAGVSPAEYYHQMALLAGQRSPYADIIPSAATASAGTIHMEYLHAMDSTRFPSPRLSARPSRKRTLSISPLSDHSFDLQTMIRTSPNSLVTILNNSRSSSSASGSYGHLSASAISPALSFTYPSAPVSLHMHQQILSRQQSLGSAFGHSPPLIHPAPTFPTQRPIPGIPTVLNPVQVSSGPSESSQQNKPTSESAVSSTGDLMHNKRSKIKPDEDLPSPGPRGQQEQPEGTTLVKEEGDKDESKQEPEVIYETNCHWEGCTREFDTQEQLVHHINNDHIHGEKKEFVCRWLDCSREQKPFKAQYMLVVHMRRHTGEKPHKCTFEGCTKAYSRLENLKTHLRSHTGEKPYVCEHEGCNKAFSNASDRAKHQNRTHSNEKPYVCKIPGCTKRYTDPSSLRKHVKTVHGPEAHVTKKQRGDIHPRPPPPRDSGSHSQSRSPGRQTQGALGEQKDLSNTTSKREECLQVKAVKAEKPMQTSQPSPGGQSSCSNQQSPISNYSSSGLELPLTDGGGVGDLGAIDETPVMDSTISTATTALALQARRNPAGTKWMEHVKLERLKQVNGMLPRLNPVLPPKAPAVSPLMGNGMQPSTSCSLGGPVTLLPSRSDLSGVDITMLNMLNRRDSNTSTISSAYLSSRRSSGISPCFSSRRSSEASQAEGRPQNVSVADSYDPISTDASRRSSEASQGDGLPSLLSLTPAQQYRLKAKYAAATGGPPPTPLPNMERMSLKTRMALLGDSREPAGALPPVHPPRRCSDGGAHGHGRRPLLPADGLGNGVRRASDPVRTVSESLSLPRVQRFSSLQSFSPPALPPSMEKRNLVLQNYTRPEGGQPRHFPASPCPPSITENVTLESLTMDAELNLNEEDFLPDDVVQYLNAQTQAGYEQPFQSAVSDDGKVPHGPGLGSGHGDFDPPGLPDGHAGHASQQYRPLEQPCPEASKSDLPIQWNEVSSGSADLCSSKLKCGHRAAAQQARAFGFYNNMGVHPQHPLRSGAGPTGGYPALAEPGSSYGSPEHLVSHSSGGGGPGTSGNAFHEQPYKAQPYGNCLNRQPGGPGLLDGACGAGIQAAKLKSATVPANGSQPDFGLSVAPNESAGGAVNGVAPQDLVGQGYLAPQLLSDHQGAGRAGQQMLGQVSATSHINIYQGPESGLPGHPCLGGQPSSLAASRGYQACASYGGIRRQAMLRGSLTVQQGQLSDTSQTCRVNGVKMETHGQPHPLCSNAQSYSGQFYDQTVGFSQQQDMKTGSFSISEANCLLPGASAENSELLSPGANQVTSTVDSLDSHDLEGVQIDFDAIIDDGDHASLMSGALSPSIIQNLSHSSSRLTTPRASLPLPALSVSTTNMAIGDMSSLLTSLAEESKFLAVMQ
- the GLI3 gene encoding transcriptional activator GLI3 isoform X3, whose amino-acid sequence is MEAQSHSSTTTEKKKVENSIVKCSSRDVSEKAVASSTTSNEDESPGQTYHRERRNAVTMQPQSVQGLGKISEEPSTSSEERASLIKKEIHGSLPHLAEPSVPYRGAVFAMDPRNGYMEPHYHPSHLFPAFHPPVPIDARHHEGRYHYDPSPIPPLHVPSALSSSPTYSDLPFIRISPHRNPAAASEPPFSPPHPYINPYMDYIRSLHSPSLSMISAARGLSPTDAPHAGVSPAEYYHQMALLAGQRSPYADIIPSAATASAGTIHMEYLHAMDSTRFPSPRLSARPSRKRTLSISPLSDHSFDLQTMIRTSPNSLVTILNNSRSSSSASGSYGHLSASAISPALSFTYPSAPVSLHMHQQILSRQQSLGSAFGHSPPLIHPAPTFPTQRPIPGIPTVLNPVQVSSGPSESSQNKPTSESAVSSTGDLMHNKRSKIKPDEDLPSPGPRGQQEQPEGTTLVKEEGDKDESKQEPEVIYETNCHWEGCTREFDTQEQLVHHINNDHIHGEKKEFVCRWLDCSREQKPFKAQYMLVVHMRRHTGEKPHKCTFEGCTKAYSRLENLKTHLRSHTGEKPYVCEHEGCNKAFSNASDRAKHQNRTHSNEKPYVCKIPGCTKRYTDPSSLRKHVKTVHGPEAHVTKKQRGDIHPRPPPPRDSGSHSQSRSPGRQTQGALGEQKDLSNTTSKREECLQVKAVKAEKPMTSQPSPGGQSSCSNQQSPISNYSSSGLELPLTDGGGVGDLGAIDETPVMDSTISTATTALALQARRNPAGTKWMEHVKLERLKQVNGMLPRLNPVLPPKAPAVSPLMGNGMQPSTSCSLGGPVTLLPSRSDLSGVDITMLNMLNRRDSNTSTISSAYLSSRRSSGISPCFSSRRSSEASQAEGRPQNVSVADSYDPISTDASRRSSEASQGDGLPSLLSLTPAQQYRLKAKYAAATGGPPPTPLPNMERMSLKTRMALLGDSREPAGALPPVHPPRRCSDGGAHGHGRRPLLPADGLGNGVRRASDPVRTVSESLSLPRVQRFSSLQSFSPPALPPSMEKRNLVLQNYTRPEGGQPRHFPASPCPPSITENVTLESLTMDAELNLNEEDFLPDDVVQYLNAQTQAGYEQPFQSAVSDDGKVPHGPGLGSGHGDFDPPGLPDGHAGHASQQYRPLEQPCPEASKSDLPIQWNEVSSGSADLCSSKLKCGHRAAAQQARAFGFYNNMGVHPQHPLRSGAGPTGGYPALAEPGSSYGSPEHLVSHSSGGGGPGTSGNAFHEQPYKAQPYGNCLNRQPGGPGLLDGACGAGIQAAKLKSATVPANGSQPDFGLSVAPNESAGGAVNGVAPQDLVGQGYLAPQLLSDHQGAGRAGQQMLGQVSATSHINIYQGPESGLPGHPCLGGQPSSLAASRGYQACASYGGIRRQAMLRGSLTVQQGQLSDTSQTCRVNGVKMETHGQPHPLCSNAQSYSGQFYDQTVGFSQQQDMKTGSFSISEANCLLPGASAENSELLSPGANQVTSTVDSLDSHDLEGVQIDFDAIIDDGDHASLMSGALSPSIIQNLSHSSSRLTTPRASLPLPALSVSTTNMAIGDMSSLLTSLAEESKFLAVMQ